A stretch of DNA from Amylolactobacillus amylophilus DSM 20533 = JCM 1125:
ATGACGAATCATGAGCGCATGAACGTTAGCTACAGTCATTCACTAGTATCAGGTTCCCTGCTAGACGAGCACCATGTAAATGACTCAGAAATTGAAGAAGCAATGGACGAATTGAATGGCCTTATATTAGCAAATCACTTTGACCCTTTTGGCAATGAACCAACCATATTTCTGAAATTAGGTGATATAAGCCTCGAGGTGAAGGCTACTAAGGATTGTCAGGCATGTATGCGTGACCTAATGGCAGTACTTGCTCGCCGTAATTGGAATCGAAAGTATGGTTATGGCTGTTGACCGTAACTAATACGTCTTGACCAAGGCCACGATGTCAATAAACTCTGGGTACAAAAATAAAGACGGCTGCGTATCGCAGCGGAGGTAACTATCATGGCTCTACAAAATTCCTGGTTCTTTTCGCAGACCAGTTTCAACGATGCGAAATTCAAGTCGGTAACTAACAACCAGTTCCGCTTGGTCTCTCAGCACCCATATGCTAGCAAGAAGAATCCTCAAGATATCGGTGTAGCATTAACGCTTCAAGTGGTCAAAGATACCGCCGATTATGGTGTTGACAAAAAGACTGGCATGAAGCGGGATAACAACGTTCTGAATACCTTTGATGTGACAATCTTGAACGGAGTACAGCGTTTAGATGCTCAAAAGGGCGATGTCATTCGGCTCGGTGACATGATTGTTGAAAAGACTTTCATCATTGGGTTCAACCTGATTCTCCGTTATAAGGATGTGCAGGTGATTAAGCGTGACAAGTAAGGTTAAAACTTCACGGTACCTTCGTGGACAGGCCTTGGTTGTCATTGAATCCCTATTACTGTTACTGGTAGTAGGGATTTTCCTTACCACGCGGTACCTTCAAATGATGATTCCTGATGTAATTCTAATTGTATGTATCTTCGCGATTACAGTTGTTGGTACGTGCTCGGTCACATTTTGGTCGATGCGTAACCATATTAGTAAAGGTTGGAGATTTGCACTACGCCATTACAAGTTGTGTTTGTCGGTTCGCCGTGCTTTGCTTGATGCCGCTTATTATGTACCGCGGCAGTTCTTCGGAACTGCCGTGGCCCAGTTGCCTAAAATTAAGCTCACTTTCACAGATAATTATCAGCGTGGAATGCTGTTGGTCGAGAATCGTGTGAAGTATGCCCAACGTTTGGACACTGCCCAGTTATCCAGTGCATTAAGGCGATATGTGGTTGAACGCTCGTATCTTAGTGATGATGAGAATTACTACTGTTTTGAATTGTTTGATAGTCGTCTTGAACGACGATTAGAGTTCCGTTCTCTTGATGAATTGCTAAGTTACAATGCACAAGTTGGTGATTTGGAGTTGTTCATTGATAAGTTCACTGTGATTCCGTTACACCACACGCTAATTGTTGGGCAGACGGGTTCTGGTAAGACATACGGTGTGTATTCTTTCCTGTTGCAGATGCTTATCAAGCCGGTGCAATATCAACTATATCTAGCCGATCCGAAAGGCTCCAGCCTTTCGATTCTCGGCGACATGATTGCGCCTGACTGTACCGCTGAAGATGTTGATGATATTGTAGCCCTCCTGCGTGAGTTCAATGATGTGATGGACAAGCGCAAGGCTGATTTGAAGGCTAAGCTGGCCACTAAGCTTGAGGCGTCATATTCGGACTTTGGATTTAACCCGTATGTTTTTATCTTTGATGAATACGCGTCATTCCAAAGTGTTGTGCAGGCTATGGATAAGAAGCACCGCGATGAGGTCAATAAGCTGATTTCGCAAATTGTGCTTCAAGGGCGCCAGTTGGGCTTCTTCCTGTTTATTGTCATGCAGAAGAGTGATAGTACGTCATTACCAACGATGATTCGCGATAACTTGCCACTGAAGATTGTTTTGGGTAATGCTGAACAGCAAACCTACGTCACTGCGTTTGGCACGGGCGTAGAAATTCCTAGCCGTGACTTTCGCAAGGGTGAAGGTGTGTACACATTCCCTGGAATTGCCAACACGCCTAAGTTGTGTGCGTTTAGTTACCTGAATTTTGACATTAACGCCGCTTTTCGTGCCAAGCGGGGGTTATGTAATAACCCCCGCTCCAGTAAAGGAGCCTAAAAATGGAGCCTACACTTTTACTCGGAATTGATGAGTTCACGATGGTGCTAACTGTTGAAAAGTCAAAGATTGATGATATTGGCAGTTGGCCGCTAATTGCCTTGGACACCATCAAGAAGTTTGTTGAGATGACCGACATTAAAGTGATATTCGGCAAACAAGCTCAATTGATTGGCAAAGTTCCGCAAGGTTACACGATAGGTTACCAGTTTGGCGACAATCCGTTTTACTTTGCCATTGCGTACCACCCCGACAATGTTCAGATGGGGATTGTGATTAAGTTTTCGGCCTATTCATGGTCGTACTACTGTCATGAATGGACGCTGGTACATCATTCACCGATGAACATCAAACAGTTCGCTTCACTGACTGTATCTGATGAATTTCATTCTCGGCTTAGTCGAATTGACTTTACCGCTGACTTTCAGAACGTAGATTTTACAGTTGATGACCTGTACCGTCACCTGACTGATGGTACATGGATTGTTCAAAACGCTGATGGCAAAAAGAACCCTTCTGGCTTGTCTGCGCATGAGGTCAACAAGATTGTCGAAACTTTCTATGTTGGTTCTAAAAAGGGCAATACACGGCTGTTCTTGCGAGTCTATGACAAGCGACGTGAACAGATAGAGCAACCTAGCTTTCGTTACGAAGAGGCGTTGTCGGTCGAAAGTTGGGTACGGTTAGAAGCAGTGTTCAAAGGTATATATGCCCACCAAATTACTGATAGCCTCCGTAATGAACTGGACGATGATGAGCCGTCATTGAAGGCATTTATTGCTAGCAAGCTACTTGAGAAATATCGGTTTGTTGATGCAGAGACGGAAGAATACGCCGATTTAACGAAAATGCTTATACGTGTTGTTGAAGATAATGAATTTAGCCGGTTACGCTTAGAAAGCCCACGAGACAGCGAGTTGATTCAATCAATCCAATATTTGATGTTCAATTCTGGCTTGTTTACCGCCATGTACAAATGCGATGCCTTGTGGGGACACAATTCTGGCATTGAGCTGCTGTTAAGAATGGCGGCTGTGTACCTGCGTGGACGTCATCCGCCTGATGATGCAATTAGGTGGGTGGCCATTCACCGTAAAGAGATGGAAAAACGCACGCTGGCAGAATTATTTGATGAAATTGATGCAAACCAAGAAGCTATGAAAAAAGAGACCATCACCACGCCTCCGACAGCAAATGGTGACAGTCCCGCTCCTGTGTAGATAATTAGTCTACCCGCATAGTATCTCATGCTTCTTGTACGATTGAAAGAAATGAGATGGTAATTGTGACCTCCACAATTTGTAAGCAAGACTTGATGGCGATTGGCTACAAAGAGCACACCGCGCGAAGTTTGATTTGCCAAGCCAAGGCCATTATGGTACAAAATGGGTATCCGTTTTATAACAACCGGCGTTTGGGACGTGTCCCAACAGAAGTTGTTGAGTCAATCATTGGCACGAAGCTTCAATTGAAAGCAGAGTGATTGATGATGACAAATAAAATGCAACAAACAACGAAGTACACCGGCGTTTTCAAGGACTTGAAGAGCGGTATGTACTTCTATCAGACAGAACTTGGAATTGACCGGATTACCGGTCGGCGTGTTAGAAAGAAGGCGCGTAAAGACTTGACCGGCCGCCCGTTTAAGACAGCGACAGCGGCAAATAAAGAATTGACACGAGTTAAGCGAGAGTATTACCAAGCTAACAGTTACGCCAACTATCAAATGACGTATCGTGAGTTTATGCAGAACATCTATATTCCTGCGTACAAAACGGAAGTCGAAGAAAGTACGTTTTCTGTTCGTAAAGGCGCTTTCAATCAGTTTTGCGCTCGTTTCGGGTCTAAGAAGTTGCGGGATATCAATATCGAGGATGTTCAGAATTACCGAACATACTTACTGACTGATGCAGATGAAGGTGGTGCTGGATTCTCACAGTCATACGCGAGTTTGGTGTTTGGTATGTTTCGTAAGACCTTGGACAGGGCGGTTACGCTGCAGTATCTAGAGTTCAATGTGTCAAAGCGGATTAAGGCGATTCCGAAGAGTAAGGCCATTGTGCCATACTGGACGGCTACCGAGTTCAAGAAGGTCATTAAGCAGATTTACATTGGCGACTTTCTGGAACATCTGTATTTCGTAATGCTGTGGGTCTACTTCATGACTGGTGTTCGAGTTAATGAGGGCATGGCCTTATGGTGGAGCGATATTGACTTGGACGAGAAACGTATGCGGGTGCACCACATGCTGTATCTGAAGTCACGGACGGATTGGACACGTAACGACTACACTAAGACTGCGGACGGCAAACGGACAATCGCTTTGGACGATACCACGGTGGATATACTCCGCAAGTGGCGGCAACGGCAAAAAACGGTAGGGCTAGGCAAAGACGATGACTTTGTATTTACCTATGATGGCTTGCCAATGATTAAGTCAACTCTGGGACGAGTTATTCAGCGTTATGCTAATGCCGCTGGTGTGAAGCCTATCCAAGGTAAAGGATTGCGTCATAGCCATGCATCGTACTTGATTAATGAGTTCAATGTGTCGGTTCTGGTACTGTCGAAACGGCTCGGGCATAGCAGTCCGGACATAACTTTGAGAAACTACTCACATATGTGGGTCGGCGCCGATACTGCTATTGTTGAGCAGATGGAAGGCAATATCAAAGTGGAGACTGCGGCAGTAAGTTCGGTCAAGTTTAACGGCAATCAATCAATCAAGAAATTGAGTGAAATTGGTGCCCCACCAAGCACACCACCGGAACAGTGTAAAGG
This window harbors:
- a CDS encoding tyrosine-type recombinase/integrase, with protein sequence MTNKMQQTTKYTGVFKDLKSGMYFYQTELGIDRITGRRVRKKARKDLTGRPFKTATAANKELTRVKREYYQANSYANYQMTYREFMQNIYIPAYKTEVEESTFSVRKGAFNQFCARFGSKKLRDINIEDVQNYRTYLLTDADEGGAGFSQSYASLVFGMFRKTLDRAVTLQYLEFNVSKRIKAIPKSKAIVPYWTATEFKKVIKQIYIGDFLEHLYFVMLWVYFMTGVRVNEGMALWWSDIDLDEKRMRVHHMLYLKSRTDWTRNDYTKTADGKRTIALDDTTVDILRKWRQRQKTVGLGKDDDFVFTYDGLPMIKSTLGRVIQRYANAAGVKPIQGKGLRHSHASYLINEFNVSVLVLSKRLGHSSPDITLRNYSHMWVGADTAIVEQMEGNIKVETAAVSSVKFNGNQSIKKLSEIGAPPSTPPEQCKGA
- a CDS encoding replication initiation factor domain-containing protein → MEPTLLLGIDEFTMVLTVEKSKIDDIGSWPLIALDTIKKFVEMTDIKVIFGKQAQLIGKVPQGYTIGYQFGDNPFYFAIAYHPDNVQMGIVIKFSAYSWSYYCHEWTLVHHSPMNIKQFASLTVSDEFHSRLSRIDFTADFQNVDFTVDDLYRHLTDGTWIVQNADGKKNPSGLSAHEVNKIVETFYVGSKKGNTRLFLRVYDKRREQIEQPSFRYEEALSVESWVRLEAVFKGIYAHQITDSLRNELDDDEPSLKAFIASKLLEKYRFVDAETEEYADLTKMLIRVVEDNEFSRLRLESPRDSELIQSIQYLMFNSGLFTAMYKCDALWGHNSGIELLLRMAAVYLRGRHPPDDAIRWVAIHRKEMEKRTLAELFDEIDANQEAMKKETITTPPTANGDSPAPV
- a CDS encoding FtsK/SpoIIIE domain-containing protein is translated as MTSKVKTSRYLRGQALVVIESLLLLLVVGIFLTTRYLQMMIPDVILIVCIFAITVVGTCSVTFWSMRNHISKGWRFALRHYKLCLSVRRALLDAAYYVPRQFFGTAVAQLPKIKLTFTDNYQRGMLLVENRVKYAQRLDTAQLSSALRRYVVERSYLSDDENYYCFELFDSRLERRLEFRSLDELLSYNAQVGDLELFIDKFTVIPLHHTLIVGQTGSGKTYGVYSFLLQMLIKPVQYQLYLADPKGSSLSILGDMIAPDCTAEDVDDIVALLREFNDVMDKRKADLKAKLATKLEASYSDFGFNPYVFIFDEYASFQSVVQAMDKKHRDEVNKLISQIVLQGRQLGFFLFIVMQKSDSTSLPTMIRDNLPLKIVLGNAEQQTYVTAFGTGVEIPSRDFRKGEGVYTFPGIANTPKLCAFSYLNFDINAAFRAKRGLCNNPRSSKGA
- a CDS encoding DUF3173 domain-containing protein, whose protein sequence is MVIVTSTICKQDLMAIGYKEHTARSLICQAKAIMVQNGYPFYNNRRLGRVPTEVVESIIGTKLQLKAE